The Burkholderiales bacterium genome window below encodes:
- a CDS encoding efflux RND transporter periplasmic adaptor subunit gives MYNANSSIIGALAALALAAAAGGCGSKNDANAQQGKTGAPQQQAPAAQQKPMGLPVKAEPVKVGRMADEISAVGSLLAEESVMIRPEIDGRIVGLHFQEGQPVSAGQRLVTIDSSEYEAQLAAIEADLRTEQQRYQRAEELFQQKFISKEALDVQRGSVERLKARVDEARARVAKCVIRAPFSGVVGLRQISPGAYVKAGDDIVRLENIGSIKADFRVPEVFLGKLKPNQEVALKLDAFPNEEFRGRVYAVHPAVDEQTRTVLLRARIPNRGFKLKPGMFARVVVTTETRPNAIIVPEQAIWPQGQDNFVYRVVDGKAALTKIQIGNRQPGEVEIAAGLGPTDVVVTEGQIKLRDGAPVMVMGAQPSAPAPGGTAPAQAQAEKKSG, from the coding sequence TTGTACAACGCGAATTCATCCATCATTGGCGCGCTTGCCGCCTTGGCACTGGCCGCAGCCGCAGGCGGCTGCGGTTCGAAGAACGATGCCAACGCTCAGCAGGGAAAGACCGGCGCGCCACAGCAGCAGGCGCCGGCGGCGCAGCAAAAGCCCATGGGGCTGCCGGTCAAGGCCGAGCCGGTGAAAGTCGGGCGCATGGCTGACGAAATCAGCGCCGTGGGCTCCTTGCTGGCCGAGGAGTCGGTGATGATCCGTCCCGAGATCGACGGGCGCATCGTCGGCCTGCACTTCCAGGAAGGGCAGCCGGTGTCCGCGGGCCAGCGCCTGGTGACCATCGACAGCAGCGAGTACGAGGCGCAGCTCGCGGCCATCGAGGCCGACCTGCGCACCGAGCAGCAGCGCTATCAGCGCGCCGAGGAGCTTTTCCAGCAGAAGTTCATCAGCAAGGAAGCGCTCGACGTGCAGCGCGGTTCGGTCGAGCGGCTGAAAGCGCGCGTCGATGAGGCGCGGGCCCGCGTCGCGAAGTGCGTGATTCGCGCGCCCTTCTCCGGGGTCGTCGGGCTGCGACAGATCAGCCCGGGCGCCTACGTCAAGGCCGGGGACGACATCGTCCGGCTGGAGAATATCGGCTCGATCAAGGCCGACTTCCGGGTGCCCGAGGTGTTTCTGGGCAAGCTCAAGCCCAACCAGGAAGTCGCGCTCAAGCTCGACGCCTTCCCCAACGAGGAATTTCGCGGCCGCGTCTATGCGGTGCATCCGGCGGTCGACGAACAGACCCGCACCGTGCTGCTGCGCGCCCGGATTCCCAACCGCGGGTTCAAGCTCAAGCCGGGCATGTTCGCGCGCGTAGTGGTGACTACCGAAACGCGCCCCAACGCCATCATCGTGCCGGAACAGGCGATCTGGCCGCAGGGGCAGGACAATTTCGTGTATCGCGTCGTGGACGGCAAGGCGGCGCTGACCAAGATCCAGATCGGCAACCGCCAGCCCGGGGAGGTGGAGATTGCCGCCGGCCTCGGCCCCACCGATGTGGTCGTGACCGAGGGGCAGATCAAGCTGCGCGACGGCGCTCCGGTGATGGTGATGGGCGCTCAGCCTTCCGCGCCCGCGCCGGGCGGCACGGCGCCGGCGCAGGCGCAAGCGGAAAAGAAATCCGGCTGA
- a CDS encoding efflux RND transporter permease subunit produces MILSDISIRRPVLATVMSLLIILLGVISFDRLSVREYPKIDPPVVSVRTVYKGATAQVVESVITTPIEDALSGIEGIKTIKSQSREEVSQITVTFVTDRDVEAAANDVRDRVSRVRALLPDQADDPVVNKIEADAWPVMWIAVTSDRHSPMELTDYADRYLTDPLKTIPGVATVIIGGERKYAMRVWLDRERLAALGLAVQDVEQALRRQNLDSPGGRIESTQRELTVLAETDLKSAEAFNNMIIRDVAGYPIRLKDVGYAAPGPYENRKIVRISGNEAIGLGVVKQSTGNTLAIAEAVREMVPRLKAGLPPGMSMKVAVDTSQFIEAAINAVYKVLLEALTLVVLVIFLFLRSVRATLIPAVTIPVSLIGAFFFLYMFGFSVNVLTLLGIVLAVGLVVDDAIVMLENIHRHIEEGLPPYKAAMKGAKEIGFAVVAMTVTLAAVFTPLVFMTGRVGQLFVEFALTVVAAVVVSGFVALTLTPMMCSKVLKAHESNWLYDRTEGFFEGMNRGYQALLRGTLRARWAVALVFGLVLVAMVWLFTQLKSELSPVEDRGVFMAFAIAPEGSTMQYTDRYMRAVGEIVNAVPEVDTLFEVVAPGLERPNPVNVGIGFAVLKHWDQRDRSQMEISKELTPKLFGALPGVLSFTVNPPSLGQNFLSKQIEYVIYGTSYEELQGYVNKVMARLREYPGITGLDTDLKLNKPQLRVEIDRDKAAAVGVSMETIGSTLETLLGGRDVTRYKREGKQYDVVVQMEDDKRRRPDDLTSIYVRSANGDLVQLSNLVQLRETVAPKELNHFNKFRAAVINGNVGPGASLGDALAYIDKVVAEELPQHVLTDLDGQSREFRETGVELYVTLALALIFIYLVLSAQFESFVGPFVIMLTVPLAGTGALLAMWINAKLGNGGTLNVYSQIGLVMLVGLITKNGILIVEFANQLRRRGMELFEAVVEASTLRLRPILMTTFATVLGAVPLAISTGAGAEARQAIGWVIVGGMLLGTFLTLFVIPAFYTLIVRGIHLLPEEKEALLAPGGAGPLASPQRREP; encoded by the coding sequence ATGATCCTCTCAGACATCTCGATCCGGCGCCCGGTGCTGGCCACGGTGATGAGCCTGCTCATCATCCTTCTGGGGGTGATCTCGTTCGACCGGCTCTCGGTGCGCGAATACCCGAAGATCGATCCGCCGGTGGTGTCGGTGCGCACCGTCTACAAGGGCGCCACCGCCCAAGTCGTGGAAAGCGTGATCACCACCCCGATCGAAGACGCGCTCTCCGGGATCGAGGGCATCAAGACCATCAAGTCGCAGAGCCGCGAAGAGGTCAGCCAGATCACGGTGACGTTCGTGACCGACCGCGACGTCGAGGCCGCAGCCAACGACGTGCGCGATCGTGTCTCGCGCGTGCGCGCGCTCCTGCCGGATCAGGCCGATGACCCGGTGGTGAACAAGATCGAGGCCGATGCCTGGCCGGTCATGTGGATCGCGGTCACCAGCGACCGGCACTCCCCGATGGAGCTTACCGACTACGCCGATCGCTATCTCACCGATCCGCTGAAGACCATTCCCGGAGTCGCTACCGTCATCATCGGCGGGGAGCGCAAGTACGCGATGCGGGTGTGGCTGGACCGGGAGCGGCTCGCCGCGCTCGGGCTGGCGGTCCAGGACGTGGAGCAGGCCCTGCGGCGCCAGAACCTCGACTCGCCGGGCGGTCGCATCGAAAGCACGCAGCGCGAGCTCACCGTGCTGGCGGAGACCGACCTGAAGAGCGCCGAGGCGTTCAACAACATGATCATCCGTGACGTGGCCGGGTATCCGATCCGGCTGAAGGATGTCGGCTATGCCGCGCCAGGACCCTACGAAAACCGCAAGATCGTGCGCATCAGCGGCAACGAGGCGATCGGGCTCGGGGTCGTGAAGCAGTCCACCGGCAATACGCTGGCCATCGCCGAGGCCGTGCGCGAGATGGTGCCGCGGCTCAAGGCGGGGCTGCCGCCCGGAATGAGCATGAAGGTCGCGGTCGACACCTCGCAGTTCATCGAGGCGGCGATCAACGCCGTGTACAAGGTGCTGCTGGAAGCGCTCACGCTGGTGGTACTGGTGATCTTCCTGTTCCTGCGCAGCGTTCGCGCCACGCTGATTCCGGCGGTCACCATTCCGGTGTCGCTGATCGGCGCCTTCTTTTTCCTCTACATGTTCGGGTTCTCGGTCAACGTGCTGACGCTTCTGGGCATCGTGCTCGCGGTCGGCCTGGTGGTGGACGACGCCATCGTGATGCTGGAGAACATCCATCGCCATATCGAGGAAGGGCTGCCGCCCTACAAGGCGGCGATGAAAGGCGCCAAGGAGATCGGCTTCGCAGTGGTGGCGATGACCGTGACCCTGGCCGCGGTGTTCACTCCGCTGGTCTTCATGACCGGCCGCGTGGGTCAGTTGTTCGTCGAGTTCGCGTTGACCGTGGTGGCGGCGGTCGTGGTATCCGGCTTCGTGGCCCTGACGCTCACGCCGATGATGTGCTCGAAGGTGCTCAAGGCGCATGAGAGCAACTGGCTGTACGACCGGACCGAGGGTTTCTTCGAGGGCATGAATCGCGGATACCAGGCACTGCTGCGCGGCACGCTGCGCGCCCGCTGGGCCGTGGCGCTGGTGTTCGGCCTGGTGCTGGTGGCAATGGTGTGGCTGTTCACGCAACTGAAGTCCGAGCTCTCGCCGGTGGAAGATCGCGGCGTGTTCATGGCGTTTGCCATCGCGCCCGAGGGCTCCACCATGCAGTACACCGACCGTTACATGCGCGCGGTCGGGGAGATCGTCAACGCGGTGCCCGAGGTCGACACGCTGTTCGAAGTGGTGGCGCCGGGGCTGGAGCGGCCCAACCCGGTCAACGTCGGCATCGGGTTCGCCGTGCTCAAGCACTGGGATCAGCGCGATCGCAGCCAGATGGAGATCTCCAAGGAACTCACGCCGAAGCTGTTCGGCGCGCTGCCCGGGGTGCTCTCCTTCACCGTGAATCCGCCCTCGCTCGGACAGAACTTCCTGTCCAAGCAGATCGAGTACGTGATCTACGGCACCAGCTACGAGGAGCTGCAGGGCTACGTCAACAAGGTGATGGCGCGGCTGCGCGAGTATCCGGGGATCACCGGTCTGGATACCGACCTGAAGCTGAACAAGCCGCAGTTGCGCGTGGAAATCGACCGCGACAAGGCGGCTGCGGTGGGGGTGTCGATGGAAACCATCGGCAGCACGCTGGAAACGCTGCTCGGCGGGCGCGACGTCACGCGCTACAAGCGCGAAGGCAAGCAGTACGACGTGGTCGTGCAGATGGAGGACGACAAGCGCCGCCGCCCCGACGATCTGACCTCGATCTACGTTCGCAGCGCCAACGGGGATCTGGTGCAGCTGTCCAACCTGGTGCAGCTGCGCGAGACGGTCGCGCCGAAGGAGCTGAACCACTTCAACAAGTTCCGCGCGGCGGTGATCAATGGCAACGTCGGTCCCGGCGCCAGCCTGGGCGACGCATTGGCCTATATCGACAAGGTGGTCGCGGAGGAATTGCCCCAGCACGTGCTTACCGATCTGGACGGCCAGTCGCGGGAGTTCCGCGAGACCGGCGTCGAGCTGTACGTGACCCTGGCGCTGGCGCTGATCTTCATCTACCTGGTGCTCTCGGCACAGTTCGAGAGCTTCGTGGGACCGTTCGTCATCATGCTCACCGTGCCGCTGGCCGGCACGGGCGCGCTTCTGGCGATGTGGATCAACGCCAAGCTGGGCAACGGCGGCACGCTCAACGTCTACAGCCAGATCGGGTTGGTGATGCTGGTGGGCCTCATCACCAAGAACGGCATCCTGATCGTGGAGTTCGCCAACCAGTTGCGGCGCCGGGGCATGGAACTGTTCGAGGCGGTAGTGGAAGCCTCCACGCTGCGGCTGCGGCCGATCCTCATGACCACCTTCGCCACCGTGCTTGGCGCGGTACCGCTCGCCATTTCGACGGGCGCCGGCGCCGAAGCGCGACAGGCGATCGGCTGGGTGATCGTCGGCGGCATGCTGCTCGGCACCTTCCTGACCCTGTTCGTGATTCCCGCGTTCTACACGCTGATCGTGCGCGGCATCCATCTGCTCCCCGAAGAGAAGGAAGCCCTGCTCGCGCCCGGCGGTGCGGGACCGCTCGCGTCCCCGCAGCGCCGCGAGCCTTGA
- a CDS encoding MFS transporter codes for MTDSKYGWRTPAIVLACGSLILTLAMGVRQSFGLFLPPMTLEYGWGRETFAFAMALSNLLWGVFQPFFGAAADRHGAARVVVVSALLYVAGLALMPHSASGITLNFSAGLIIGLALSGTTFGVILGVIGRAYPPERRSFALGVATAGGSFGQFLMLPLTQWLISAYGWKGALYALAATMLVIVPLSAAMVETGREAVQGPRQSLREALREASSQSSFWYLTSGFFVCGFQVAFIAVHLPAYLADSGMAAHVGALALALIGLFNIAGSFLAGILGGHYSKKYLLSAIYFARAAVIAVFLLWPISAGSVYLFAAAIGFLWLGTVPLTNGLIAQIFGVRYLATLFGIVFLSHQLGSFLGVWLGGVLFDMTGTYQLVWVGGIALGVVAGLLNLPIDERTLPRPQPA; via the coding sequence ATGACCGACTCCAAATACGGCTGGCGCACCCCCGCGATCGTGCTGGCCTGCGGCTCCCTGATTCTCACCCTCGCGATGGGCGTGCGCCAGAGCTTCGGCTTGTTCCTGCCGCCGATGACGTTGGAGTACGGCTGGGGCCGCGAGACTTTCGCCTTCGCCATGGCGCTGTCGAACCTGCTGTGGGGCGTGTTCCAGCCGTTCTTCGGTGCTGCCGCCGATCGCCATGGCGCCGCCCGCGTGGTGGTCGTGAGCGCGCTGCTTTATGTGGCGGGGCTCGCGCTCATGCCGCATTCGGCGAGCGGGATCACGCTGAACTTCAGCGCGGGATTGATCATCGGACTGGCGCTTTCCGGCACGACTTTTGGCGTGATCCTGGGCGTGATCGGGCGCGCCTATCCGCCGGAGCGCCGCAGCTTCGCCCTGGGCGTGGCGACCGCCGGCGGCTCCTTCGGCCAGTTCCTGATGCTGCCGCTCACGCAGTGGTTGATCAGCGCCTACGGCTGGAAGGGCGCTTTGTACGCGTTGGCCGCCACGATGCTCGTCATCGTTCCGCTTTCAGCCGCCATGGTGGAGACCGGACGCGAGGCGGTTCAGGGGCCCAGGCAGTCATTGCGCGAGGCTTTGCGCGAGGCGAGCAGCCAATCCAGTTTCTGGTATCTGACCTCGGGATTCTTCGTGTGCGGCTTTCAGGTGGCGTTCATTGCGGTGCATTTGCCGGCTTACCTGGCGGATTCGGGAATGGCGGCCCATGTGGGCGCGCTGGCGCTCGCCCTGATCGGACTGTTCAATATCGCCGGTTCGTTTCTCGCGGGAATCCTCGGCGGGCACTACAGCAAGAAATATCTGCTCTCGGCGATCTACTTCGCCCGCGCTGCGGTGATCGCCGTATTTCTGCTCTGGCCGATTTCGGCCGGGAGCGTATATCTGTTCGCCGCTGCGATCGGCTTTCTCTGGCTCGGAACGGTTCCGCTCACCAACGGATTGATCGCCCAGATCTTCGGCGTGCGCTATCTCGCCACCTTGTTCGGCATCGTGTTCCTCAGCCACCAGCTCGGCAGTTTTCTCGGCGTCTGGCTCGGCGGCGTGCTGTTCGACATGACAGGCACGTATCAGCTTGTCTGGGTCGGCGGCATCGCCCTGGGCGTGGTTGCCGGTCTTCTCAATCTGCCCATCGACGAGCGGACCCTGCCGAGGCCCCAACCGGCATGA
- a CDS encoding pirin family protein, whose translation MTEIRKGRERGFADHGWLQSHHTFSFADYYDPGHMGFGVLRVINEDRVAPGQGFGAHPHRDMEIISYVLEGALEHRDSMGNGSVIRPGDVQRMSAGTGVFHSEYNPSRTDRVHFLQIWIEPARYGVPPSYEQKHFSAEDKRGRLKLVASPDGRDGSVTIHQDARVYAALLDGAERAEHTIQMGRRAYVHVARGRATVNGHPLEAGDALKATGEQRIVIEQGEGAEVLLFDLP comes from the coding sequence ATGACCGAGATCAGGAAAGGACGAGAACGCGGGTTCGCCGACCACGGCTGGCTCCAGAGCCATCACACGTTCTCTTTTGCCGATTACTACGATCCCGGGCACATGGGGTTCGGCGTGTTGCGCGTCATCAACGAGGACCGGGTGGCGCCGGGGCAGGGCTTCGGTGCCCATCCCCATCGGGACATGGAGATCATCAGCTACGTGCTCGAGGGCGCGCTCGAACACCGGGACAGCATGGGCAACGGCTCGGTGATCCGCCCGGGCGACGTCCAGCGCATGAGCGCCGGCACCGGAGTGTTTCACAGCGAATACAACCCGTCCCGGACCGACCGCGTGCACTTTCTGCAGATCTGGATCGAGCCCGCGCGCTACGGTGTTCCTCCCAGCTATGAACAGAAGCACTTCAGCGCCGAGGACAAGCGCGGCAGGCTGAAGCTGGTGGCGTCGCCCGACGGGCGCGACGGATCCGTGACGATTCACCAGGACGCGCGGGTCTACGCCGCCCTCCTGGACGGAGCGGAGCGCGCCGAGCACACGATCCAGATGGGGCGCCGGGCATACGTGCATGTGGCACGAGGCAGGGCGACCGTGAACGGGCATCCGCTCGAGGCCGGCGATGCGCTCAAGGCGACCGGCGAGCAGCGCATCGTCATCGAGCAGGGCGAGGGGGCCGAAGTGCTGCTGTTCGACCTTCCCTAG
- a CDS encoding ABC transporter ATP-binding protein has product MLCLRSVSKSFDGPRPRRVLNGIDLELRPGDYVAVMGESGVGKSTLLNLIAGLETPDAGSVTFEGTNLAELPDEALTKLRRTQMGFVFQAFHVLPYLSVAQNVELPLALARMPSSDIAKRVDEVLSAVGLKDRAQSMPRELSGGELQRVAIARALVHRPRLVLADEPTGNLDHDTAQQVLALLRAQIKERGAAGILVTHSREAAATADRVYLLTAQGLHRRS; this is encoded by the coding sequence GTGCTCTGCCTTCGTTCCGTTTCCAAGTCCTTCGACGGCCCGCGTCCGCGCCGGGTGCTGAACGGCATCGACCTCGAGCTGCGCCCGGGAGACTACGTCGCGGTAATGGGCGAATCGGGCGTGGGGAAATCCACGCTGCTCAACCTCATTGCCGGCCTCGAGACGCCGGACGCCGGCAGCGTGACTTTCGAGGGAACGAACCTCGCCGAGCTCCCCGACGAAGCGCTCACGAAGCTGCGGCGCACGCAAATGGGCTTCGTCTTCCAGGCTTTTCACGTCCTGCCCTATCTCAGCGTGGCACAGAACGTCGAGCTGCCGCTCGCGTTGGCGCGAATGCCGTCGAGTGATATCGCAAAGCGGGTCGACGAAGTTCTGAGCGCAGTCGGTCTGAAGGATCGCGCGCAGAGCATGCCGCGCGAACTCTCCGGCGGCGAGCTGCAGCGGGTCGCCATCGCCCGTGCGCTGGTGCACCGGCCGCGGCTGGTGCTTGCCGACGAGCCCACCGGCAATCTCGACCACGACACCGCGCAGCAGGTGCTGGCGCTGCTGCGCGCTCAGATCAAGGAACGGGGCGCCGCGGGAATTCTCGTCACCCACTCGCGGGAAGCCGCCGCGACGGCGGATCGGGTCTATCTGCTCACTGCGCAGGGGCTGCATCGGCGATCTTGA
- a CDS encoding c-type cytochrome — protein MKLSSRLASIALVMSVDGLGFAGLDAALAATQQGNPMSGNPEAIAGGKKLFNTWCAQCHGSKAEGGKYGANLKVFSKGYKEFLATVRDGRVQKMMPPWKDVLGDGSINEIGAYLETLAEPGANWK, from the coding sequence ATGAAGCTCAGTTCACGTCTAGCATCCATCGCTCTGGTCATGTCCGTCGACGGTCTCGGGTTCGCCGGCTTGGATGCCGCGCTTGCCGCGACGCAACAAGGCAATCCGATGTCGGGCAATCCAGAGGCGATCGCTGGCGGCAAGAAACTGTTCAACACCTGGTGCGCCCAGTGCCATGGCTCCAAGGCCGAAGGTGGCAAGTACGGCGCCAACCTGAAGGTCTTTTCCAAGGGCTACAAGGAATTCCTGGCAACCGTGAGAGACGGACGGGTACAGAAGATGATGCCGCCCTGGAAAGACGTGCTGGGCGACGGATCGATCAACGAGATCGGCGCCTATCTCGAAACCCTGGCCGAGCCCGGAGCCAACTGGAAGTGA
- the boxB gene encoding benzoyl-CoA 2,3-epoxidase subunit BoxB — protein MNIDYSERIPNNVNLADDRALQRALEHWQPKFLDWWREMGPHDFAASEVYLRTAVGVDAQGWASYGYVKMPDYRWGIFLAEPTPGRKIGFGDYYGQPVWQQVPGELRSQFRRIIVTQGDTEPASVEQQHLLGHTCPSLYDLRNLFQVNVEEGRHLWAMVYLLHAYFGRDGREEAEELLARHSGDADKPRILGTFNEPISDWLSFFMFTYFTDRDGKFQLKSLAESGFDPLARTCRFMLTEEAHHMFVGETGVGRVVKRTLEVMKQIGTDDPAAVRAQGAIDLPTLQRYLNFWCSSSLDLFGSEISSNAASSFANGIKGRPDEAQYQDHVCGDAVCELETPRGKEQVNLRNAMNEIMRSAYLKDCEIGVKRWNMQIERAGFDFRLSLPSSRFRRAIGVWADGTYDPAGNLRSREEYLRRLPEWIPSESDQAFVRGLMQRVVEPGKIAGWIAPPDRGINNLAVDYEYVRLA, from the coding sequence ATGAACATCGATTACAGCGAGCGCATACCGAACAACGTCAATCTGGCCGACGACAGAGCGTTGCAGCGAGCGCTCGAACACTGGCAACCGAAGTTTCTGGACTGGTGGCGGGAGATGGGGCCGCACGACTTCGCGGCGAGCGAAGTGTACCTGCGCACCGCGGTCGGCGTGGACGCACAGGGTTGGGCGAGCTACGGGTACGTGAAGATGCCCGATTACCGCTGGGGGATCTTTCTCGCCGAACCCACGCCGGGGCGCAAGATCGGCTTCGGCGACTATTACGGTCAACCCGTCTGGCAGCAGGTGCCCGGCGAGCTGCGCTCCCAGTTCCGCCGCATCATCGTCACACAGGGCGACACCGAGCCCGCCTCGGTCGAGCAGCAGCACCTGCTCGGCCACACCTGTCCCTCGCTCTACGACCTGCGCAACTTGTTCCAAGTCAACGTCGAAGAGGGTCGTCACTTGTGGGCGATGGTCTACCTGCTACACGCCTACTTCGGGCGCGACGGACGCGAAGAAGCCGAGGAACTGCTGGCGCGCCACTCGGGCGACGCGGACAAACCGAGAATCCTCGGTACCTTCAACGAGCCGATCAGCGACTGGCTGTCCTTTTTCATGTTCACCTACTTCACGGACCGAGACGGCAAGTTCCAGTTGAAGAGCCTGGCCGAATCGGGCTTCGATCCGCTGGCGCGCACCTGTCGCTTCATGCTCACCGAGGAGGCGCACCACATGTTCGTCGGTGAGACGGGCGTGGGGCGCGTGGTCAAGCGCACGCTGGAGGTGATGAAGCAGATCGGCACCGACGACCCGGCCGCGGTCCGCGCCCAAGGCGCCATCGATCTGCCGACACTGCAGCGCTACCTCAATTTCTGGTGCAGCTCTTCGCTGGATCTTTTCGGCTCGGAGATCTCTTCGAACGCGGCGTCCTCTTTCGCCAACGGCATCAAGGGCCGACCGGACGAAGCGCAGTACCAGGACCATGTGTGCGGCGACGCCGTCTGCGAGCTGGAAACGCCGCGCGGCAAGGAGCAGGTGAACCTGCGCAATGCGATGAACGAGATCATGCGCAGTGCGTACTTGAAGGACTGCGAGATCGGGGTCAAGCGCTGGAATATGCAGATCGAGCGTGCCGGATTCGATTTCCGGCTTTCGCTGCCCAGCTCGCGCTTCCGCCGCGCGATCGGCGTGTGGGCCGACGGCACCTACGATCCCGCCGGGAACCTGCGATCCCGCGAAGAGTACCTACGTCGCCTTCCCGAATGGATTCCGAGCGAGTCGGATCAGGCGTTCGTCCGCGGCCTCATGCAGCGCGTCGTCGAACCGGGCAAGATCGCCGGCTGGATCGCCCCGCCGGATCGCGGCATCAACAATCTGGCGGTCGACTACGAGTACGTGAGATTGGCGTAG
- the boxC gene encoding 2,3-epoxybenzoyl-CoA dihydrolase → MNEIPESTLKPTEAPVTFETHPDRYAHWRLAIDGPIATLSMNVDEERGLRPGYRLKLNSYDLGVDIELYDALNRIRFEHPAVKCVVLTSARERMFCSGANIYMLGRSSHAWKVNFCKFTNETRNGMEDSSRHDGLRFLAAVNGTVAGGGYELALACDHILMIDDRSSTVSLPEVPLLGVLPGTGGLTRLTDKRKVRRDLADVFCGTAEGVRADRARRWNLVDETARPQQFGEAVRRRAEELVRSSTRDGTPPGIALTALEREIDDNGYHYSHVDVALDRRARTATITLRAPSASQPEEPTAILAAGAQWWPLALARELDDAILALRTNEPEIGTWLLRTRGDPDAVLAMDATLERHRGHWLVRETIGWLRRTLARLDVSSRTLFAIIDQGSCFAGTLFELALAADRSYMLMLPDGGAAVPTVALSALNFGTYPMVNRQSRLATRFCGAPEPVEQLRARCGEKLDARSALEAGLVTFAPDDIDWEEEVRIAVEERASLSPDALTGMEANLRFPGAETMETRIFGRLSAWQNWIFNRPNAVGEHGALRVYGSGTKARFGWERV, encoded by the coding sequence ATGAATGAGATTCCGGAATCGACCCTGAAGCCGACCGAGGCGCCGGTGACTTTCGAGACGCACCCGGATCGCTACGCACACTGGCGCCTCGCCATCGACGGCCCGATCGCCACCTTGAGCATGAACGTGGACGAGGAACGAGGTCTCAGACCCGGTTACCGGCTGAAGCTCAACTCCTACGATCTCGGAGTGGACATCGAGCTGTACGACGCCTTGAACCGTATCCGCTTCGAGCACCCCGCGGTGAAATGCGTGGTGCTGACCTCGGCGCGCGAACGCATGTTCTGCTCGGGCGCCAACATCTACATGCTGGGCCGGTCCTCGCACGCCTGGAAGGTGAACTTCTGCAAGTTCACCAACGAAACGCGCAATGGCATGGAAGACTCCAGCCGCCACGACGGGCTGCGGTTTCTGGCGGCGGTGAACGGCACGGTGGCCGGGGGCGGCTACGAACTGGCGCTCGCCTGCGACCACATTCTGATGATCGACGACCGCTCCTCCACCGTGAGCCTGCCCGAGGTACCGCTGCTGGGCGTGCTGCCGGGAACCGGCGGGCTCACCCGCCTGACCGACAAGAGAAAGGTGCGCCGCGATCTGGCCGACGTGTTCTGCGGCACGGCCGAAGGCGTGCGCGCCGACCGCGCCAGGCGATGGAATCTGGTGGACGAGACCGCCCGCCCGCAGCAGTTTGGCGAAGCGGTGAGGCGGCGCGCCGAAGAGCTGGTGCGCTCCAGCACGCGCGATGGCACGCCACCCGGCATCGCGCTCACCGCACTTGAGCGCGAGATCGACGACAACGGTTACCACTATTCGCATGTGGACGTGGCGCTCGACCGCAGGGCCCGTACCGCCACCATCACCCTGCGCGCGCCCTCGGCTTCGCAGCCCGAAGAGCCGACCGCGATCCTGGCGGCCGGCGCGCAGTGGTGGCCGCTGGCGCTGGCGCGGGAGCTGGACGACGCCATCCTCGCGCTGCGCACCAACGAGCCGGAGATCGGCACCTGGCTGCTGAGGACGCGCGGCGATCCGGATGCGGTGCTCGCGATGGACGCCACGCTCGAGCGGCATCGCGGCCACTGGCTGGTACGCGAGACCATTGGCTGGTTGCGCCGCACGCTCGCGCGTCTGGACGTGTCGTCTCGCACCCTGTTCGCGATCATCGACCAGGGCTCCTGCTTCGCCGGCACGTTGTTCGAGCTGGCGCTGGCGGCCGACCGCAGCTACATGTTGATGCTGCCCGACGGTGGGGCGGCCGTGCCCACGGTCGCGCTCTCCGCGCTCAATTTCGGTACCTATCCGATGGTGAACCGTCAGTCGCGGCTGGCGACGCGCTTTTGCGGCGCGCCCGAGCCGGTGGAGCAATTGCGCGCGCGCTGCGGTGAGAAGCTCGATGCCCGCAGCGCGCTGGAGGCCGGCCTGGTGACCTTCGCCCCCGACGACATCGACTGGGAAGAAGAAGTGCGCATCGCCGTCGAGGAGCGTGCCAGCCTTTCACCGGATGCGTTGACCGGGATGGAAGCGAACCTGCGCTTCCCCGGCGCGGAGACGATGGAGACGCGCATCTTCGGCCGGCTCTCGGCCTGGCAGAACTGGATCTTCAACCGCCCTAACGCCGTGGGCGAGCACGGTGCACTCAGGGTCTACGGCTCCGGCACGAAGGCTCGATTCGGCTGGGAGCGCGTATGA